Below is a genomic region from Amyelois transitella isolate CPQ chromosome 4, ilAmyTran1.1, whole genome shotgun sequence.
tataaattcTTAGTACAAAATAAAGCTGTAAAAGATAAATTACAATGAACATGTACTGAGCAAGTTTAATGTTCTCACCCTGATTagtgagaaaataaaacaaagaatataTGTAGACAAAACCTGCAGGATATACAAGAGGTCCAGTATCTCCACGAAGCTTGCTGTAATCAAATGTTCCATTCAGAAATCCTTCACATTCCTGCATATAGGCTTTCCAGTCGATCTCTGTATATGGGACCCTTTCCACAATTAACACGTTTATAATAAGTTCTGTGATGATGATAAGAAAAGCGACAAAGGGTATTTGGGCCGGGTTAAGAATTAATCCTTTAGCATAGGACCATGTAAACATCTTCTTTATCTGATAGAATATATCTTGTACTTTAGTCCGATTGcccattttattatgaaaattttatttcataggcGAAACTTTTCTTTGGACAGTTGATTATATTCTCTTgctatatttactttaaatcgtttaatttttcaattctattttaggaTTAGGTCACATTACGAGCTCGAAGAATACCGGGCCCAGctaaaaccaaaaatatagTAATCAGCTGTTACAGTGACAATGacgttaactttttttaatttaatgccaCCAAAGTGGCACATACAATTCTATGGCCTTGGATTCGGGTTATTCgatgtatgtactattttacaaataagtttataatgtaggtacttcaatattatttaaaattcttaacgGACTCCGGGACCCCAACCACATCAGTGGAGAGGCCAATCATAAGCTGAGAGGTAGACGATAATTTGATGCAATAGGAATGATGACAAGgtcttgaaataatattaatttgtgaataacatgatagaatacacgtaattaaatacgttacgtgattttttagttttaattttcacgCCCTATATCTTTAATACTCATTCAAATCAAAGTACGATGGGTAggtccatttaaaaaaaatcaatatgatttaaaaataactctgCCAGGAgtgaataaactaaaatatggaataacttttattaaggcATCATATCCATAAACGCAATAAGGTAGCTGCCATACAAATAAGATTCATAATGCGAACAAAATACTAACATCGTCACACTTGAGTAACGTTTTGTAAGAGGCGTTTTGGACGAGTCCAAATAAtgtgttatattataatacttcGCATATCTGAGGTAGATTATTGTTTGTTGATGCTATTATTTGACCAATGATATAgctgttgtgaaactaaattcacacgaatacaaaaataatttgtcatCATGACTATTGGCAAAGTcaaaaaaactgtaattaaatttactaccGCATCAAAAGTgcaagtgtagaagaagcgacaaaataaactttaaaacccTCAAGTTGGTGAAGCCCTTGTGGTTCTTggtacttaagaataggatcacttctttcctttcccatggatgtcgtaaaaggcgattaagggatgggcttataaactttgttttcttcttttaggcgatgggctagtaacctgtcacctagtatattttttgttttgtatttttttaatattgtttcaatTTCATGATTAAGGCGTGGTCTGGTGAGATGTGTGTAGGTACCCTAAAGTTATTACTGGTCAGGCTGAAACTGTGGTCTGATTTACAGGTGCAGGTGCAGGTGCAGTCCAGGGCATGTTGGTAGTTAGTAGTACAAAACTGTCAGATGGCTAATATTTCAGAGCTAAGATGACATAGACAGAGaacatatataggtatgtaaattatatggTAAGCACCGTTCTTGATTCCTAGCAATAACGATTGAACAATTATTACTTACTTCCAACGTAAGTATAGTGTAGAAGTagctattaattttttttcaataagttcAGTCCATTTCAGCAGTACATCAatgaatgtacctacttacttacttaattcaTCTAGTAAATTTGCTAAGAGAGTTTAGATACCTACTAGTGAATTTCAACCTTTATAATGACATTCGACATAGGAAAATTTGGTCATGAAAGCACATTCATTTAGCTAAACGTTATGATACTCATATCAGTGTGATTGTTTTcgcctttaatttttatggtttATTTAGTGAAGGGCTTTATCGCAGTCGCGACCCTGCCCATTCATTCGTCCTCAGATAGCTATGTGTACATAAATCccaaagattaaaatatttagtcaCCATAACACGATTAACTGAAATTAACAAACAACAATGACTTAACCATGAGTAACATCAATAGTGAATATGTTTTATGGTTATtgtatagaattttttttgttagttaaGGATTAAGTGGTGTATAGTCACTGATAATTACTTGTAGGACAGGGACTTTTTTTCGTATAAATATGCGATTCAATCAGGATATAattcattgttttataaaatcttacgATGAAgtgctatatatttttttttgtgttcttCATTGTTTCATGGGGAAATGGAGGTAGGCCAGTTTGTAACTAAACCACTGTTTATTAAGTTCTGTTTCACTATCTGTACCTTCTCATCGTCGTGGGTccgtaaaacaaacaaacaattttttctcATACCTACAACTCAAACTCATTTCAACTATTTACATTTAACGCTTTTGTAGTATCTTCATTTTggtcaatacatacatatctacgtatatcacgtctatatcatttgCGGGATTTACATTCGATTAAGAATCTCAATGTTATAAGCCgttttcttagtcgccttttacaaacctgagattcttttctaggcgatgggcgagcaacctatcactatttgaatctgaattctatcattaagccaaatagctgaacgtggtaattcagtctttttaagcctgttggctctgtctaccccgcaagggatatagacgtgaccattttaatttcgacaccaccgcaacggcctcgatggtccagtggtcggcgcgtgagactgtgaagtatGCTGTCCAAGTTCGAgccccaacaaaaacaagatatttttttattaatttttttttactacgcttttattagcttgggttgtatgtatgtatgtatgtatgtatgtatgtatgtatgtatgtatgtaacggaatctttgagcttaattttcactgatttctaaacgtctgatcaacttgaaactttgcacacgtatcaaggaccgatgacaatgcaatattttgataagagtttctcattatccttattaaaactgccaggattaataaattcatttttagatccttcgtatgagagtaagagagacagagatagcaccattGCCAGTAATCTctatacaagaaaccaagaagttctgacgtataaggagtccaaaaagagatgtaatatatttccatataatgttactattaacctgaggcttttttatttcatcgcatcgctccatttagaattaccattagaaacaatagtagaattagtagaatattttaaaacaataaaaaatatataagtaaaaaaacaaaagtaataaatgaaaattgaacaactaaatttacaataatacaagaataaagttactacctacagaactttgcgatatttaatacgtatttaacatattaatgcaattcttgaattaacattaggtatcttttgcctatttataatagcaacactgtaatactcgtttaagAAATGagtgacatttatttatgtcaaataagttttgcagtaagtttcgaattcgattagaaaacctgtaaactttctttctgtttttttataccggtgcctgtgtatttacctatttgcactttgttttgtgctgataacttgtcgttatttgtagtttggaatcttccgttgagtcgagctttgttcttccggatattcgtgtgattttgtcatctgagattggactctgactgtgttcactgtgttgtgcagatattttttagataggactcctgtaaaaagtacctgattatttgagataggagtcccaagtttgtgtttgtttttgtgaaagacagtttTACAACGAAAGTTCCACGATGTCTTccgataaacattgttgcgttcctggttgtaaaggcagtggaggtatgtttgaaatatttttgttcctgtatcaatctgcctcttaatcttgtggtttgattcctggcaaggccacaatcgaaaattattatgtttgctggatagtcaaaaatattattaacagtgatttatcactataaaattcttttcaactgggtttaacaatcatcatacatacatataatcacgtctatatcccttgcggggtagacagagccaacagtcttgtaaagactgataagccacgttcagctatttggatttaagatagaattgagattcaaatagtgacaggttgcaagcccatcgcctaaaaaagaatcatcattatgagaatattatgagatttaatccaatcaggccacatataactttaagaaagttagttgtgaaaacctccggcgatgggtgtatggttgcgaaagttttttctagtaagatagttatactagaagtgttaacttccaaaaaataattgtataaaaaaactaaaaaactacgctttttattgctaatcgaactaaaaaatagaaaataaataatagtttaaaaaaactaaaaaactacgctttattgctaatcaaactattttaatatttactacatcaggcaccccacgctttttactctgatttaaattgttttgtttataaatttaattttgttataattttaatcagaggtaattgactataactgattgtttgacttactactactgttttataattcctttgtcattaatttttattttctattttttagtttgattagcaataaagcgtagttttttagtttttttaattgttgtttgagtattttattaaaaaaaactgaaaatcaaaatattacatataataaaacggcaaaaatattttgtctgtacttacatttaatattttgactgaaacggatagagatttttttttacacatttgtctgtctgtctgtatctgactgtatgatcaaggttcaactcgaaatttacgcggacgaaatcgcgggcaacagctaatcaataaataaaacaattctaGAATAGAGCAAAGAATaagcttttaatttaaataatacctatataccCTTTGATTTAGCGTCGttcgtaaaattatatttaaaaatatctgacCCAGCTGGATGTTTCCTTCTGTTCCTATTtcttgatatttataaaaataaaaacatatttttttttcaatctcaCATCTTTTTGTTGAGATGTAGGTACAAACTTAAGTAATATTACGAGTACTACTAGCATTTGCAAATGGATTTAGATGCAAATGTCTAAATAGatttagaaattattaaataaaaacaatcactATTCCTTAAAAGCTTAGATTTCGCTCTATGGCATAAAGCTTAGGTAtcaattgtataaatattgaataaaatctcGGGTGTATGCCTTCttgaaaaaaacattatcCAAATTTCAGTTGGAACCTTGGTTATTGAAGTCGGTTgactgaaaattattaattaattaattatattcagGTGCGCAGGAGTTAGGAGCCGCAGCTCGAAACGACTTGAAAGAGAAGTTACTGGCATTCTTTGACATGTGGCTTAAGGGAGAGTCTCGAACTGCATTACCTCTGCCCCCTTTGGATGTTATTTCGATACCAAAACTAGAGGGAAGTTTCAAGGAAAGCGGAATCAAGTAAGTGGCTATTTTCATATAATGTTATATCGTTCTAGATGACGGTAATAGTCGTAACTAAATACTTACGCTTTGACCACCACGGCACAACAAAGGGACGAGATGgaccttttttaaaaattacatttcaaaAGACGATTTCAGGTAAGAATATAAAGGtatttataataggtatatccttttaataaataagaatcttTATCGTAATTTTTGCTGTCCAATCATTGCTCGCTTATCAAGCGGGTAGGAAGGTCAATCGATTCAGCACACCCGTGACCAACGGTTGATCGATAGATCAATCACTCACATTGTTACATGTGAAtgagtttgttttttgtagAACCACGACGTAAATTGAAAATCCGATCATTAATGCCCTAATTATACATCTATCTATCTTAATCAGTTGAAGTTAAAATTTGTGAAGGTTTACCGCtataacacatacataattttattcaaattcttactctaggtaggtactattgTTTCTTCATCACTGAAAGAGgcgtattttatgtatgtaacatacgtaaatcacgcctttttcccgaaggggAAGGTACAGGTCGCATGTTTCtgctttccacttgccacgatccctgcaaacttcatgcaagctcttcggtttcgggcactcttgACCTGGCCTTTttctagaacgtctccgatttgatcgaGATGCactcgtctaggccttcccactccaacagcCCCACTCACACTCCCTTTGTATATTATCTTAGTCAACCCGCTTTCATTCATCGCCTCGACATGACCAAAACATCTAAGCAtttccttttctattcctgtcactatatcttctttcacatcacaacactCCCTTATCACGCTATTCCTTATtctgtcactcaattttacaCCTGTCATACTCATAAGCGCTCTCATTTGCACCGCGCTTATTCTTCTTTTCTGCCACAACCAACTTTCACTCTCATATATTAGTGTTGTGTGTCTCATACATTATCAACACGCCCTAACGCAATTATCAGTATATTTGGATCATTGTAATAATAGAACCTGTGTCAGTACATTGTTTTTGGGGCCCCGGTAAGGAATCCCGAAAATCTTTCACCCATTTCTCTAAATTGCGTTATCTTGAACAGAGctaagaatttaaaatttttgggaCATATTCTTGCTGAGGACCTTAAGGACAATGCCGATGTTGAATGAGAGTGGAGAGAACTAGCGTTAAGGGGCAACATGTTGATCCGTAGATTTGCCCGTTGTAGCGAAGAAGTCAAAATAACGCTTTTTAAAGCTTTTTGCCAGGGTTTTTACGCGGGCGGTCTGTGGGTAGGTACATTGTACTTACTGAAAGATCGCTGGATGCTATTCGTATCCAGTATCtaggtataataattttttagaaTGCTGCTAAGACTCCCTCGATTCTGTAGTGCCTCTGAAATGTTTGCTCAGGCAAGAACGGATGGATTTAATGCCGTGATGCGTAGGGAAATGGCATCTTTGCTTTAGGCGATTAAGAGCGAGCCAACAGCATCCTGAAAACTGAAGCGGATAGACCGGAAGCACCAATAATGCCGATAGCAAATCTCTTAGTTTTCTGTATTAAGTACTAACAAAGTGGACCATGAAAAccgaatgaataaatgaattaattaataataaatgaatttgaaattgaattacTTTATAATTGCATGTATATTGACAAATTATTGTGAAAAGGTAAACAAGTATCTTTCTAATCTAAGTTCGGGGAACATGTTTCTTTCATAAAATTGTATACTacctatgtgttatttttaGACTGTCCTATGCAACAAGTGATATGAAGCTGACTGGTTTAAATCAGTCCTATATCCAGGAGCTGGAAGCCACGGAGTCTGCCGACAAGCTGGCAGCGCGAGGGCGTCTGGTTGCTCCATCCCTCATGTTATATGCTGGTAAAGAACATGGCATAAAGGTCATGCCTTCGTTACGTAATACCTTTCCAAATCatattattaactagctgtgcccgcgactttttccgcgtggaatagttattttgggcatcattgaagccctaaaGGATGAATAtcttttcccgtttttttcacattttccattatttcttcgctcctaatagttgcagcgtgatgttatatagcctgaggccttcctcgataaatggtgtattcatcacaaaataatttttcaattcgaaacatagttcctgagattagcgcaacaaacaaacacacaaactcttcagctttataatattagtatagatgtcgTGCCTATACGACAATCAATCCATATTGGAATGTTCATATATTTGTTGTGTCAAGGTGGTATTTGAACACGTATGTAGTCTACGACCTATATGCTATGCCACTATGGTGTTGAATGTATCATTttctttgtataaataaatcattgttttttatttacagaaaaatacaaattagatGGAAGCGCTTATTTCTTTTATCCGATAAAAGGAGCGGGAGAATTATGGTGAGTTATTTTCCCTACCTACTGGATAAATAGAAGATACTAAACATATTTTGACGACACTGTCTGACGCAGAACTTGTTAAGGTAATGTAGGTATAGGTACCGACAGAGAGTGCGATAACAAAGATAATGTCTGCGGTTCTGAATTATGATAACAGTTTCTACCGGGCCCAACGACACAAATTTAGTTCAGATTACTTAACTATCCTGTGTATCTAACTATAAAAGGCATAGGTATGACGCCAATGAGTTTCGTTTTTATGCATtgatgatttaattattttgtagggCGAACTTTCACGATTGCGTCCTCGCATTCGACATTCAACTTGGTACAAACGGAAAAAGGACATGGGTCCAGGAACTTCAGTTCGAAGCAAATCTAGGGAAAATTGCGGTGAGTGTATTTTAAtgatgttatgtatatttctCCTGCTACATTTATTCTGAATatgatcatatttttattttgtcacgCTCAGAGGTTATAAAAGGTATGCTGTTTTTAAAAACCTACACGTGTGTCCCAGTATTTAATAGGTTCATACCATTTCATACTTTAATTACAAAGGGTATTATTTGTacctacttttgttttttttttgtttgtttgcgaataaattaaaaaactatgcGACCGATTTTGACACATACCCCTAGCAATAGCTAAATTTAGAACACTAACTACACACTTTTTCAAAGGCAGCCAAATTTAGAAAACAatgcattaataataaaacttgttGTTTCAGATCGAAATGTCCGGGACTTCATACCTGAACAAATACACTCTGAATAGTAAAGCCCCAGGTTTGTTCGCCAAATATCGCAAGGACATGGAGGCAGCTATGACGGAGGCAGTTATACCTTTCCTTAACTATTATTTAACAGACATGTCTTTTCTACAGATTCTAGATCTAATTACTGATGCAACTAAAACGCAACCAGAAGTAATATTGATAAATTCTATTTAATTATCTGAATTCTCGGTCTTTGAAAAAATGTA
It encodes:
- the LOC106136928 gene encoding uncharacterized protein LOC106136928, with protein sequence MKCYIFFFVFFIVSWGNGGAQELGAAARNDLKEKLLAFFDMWLKGESRTALPLPPLDVISIPKLEGSFKESGIKLSYATSDMKLTGLNQSYIQELEATESADKLAARGRLVAPSLMLYAEKYKLDGSAYFFYPIKGAGELWANFHDCVLAFDIQLGTNGKRTWVQELQFEANLGKIAIEMSGTSYLNKYTLNSKAPGLFAKYRKDMEAAMTEAVIPFLNYYLTDMSFLQILDLITDATKTQPEVILINSI